In the genome of Piliocolobus tephrosceles isolate RC106 unplaced genomic scaffold, ASM277652v3 unscaffolded_108, whole genome shotgun sequence, one region contains:
- the LOC113219493 gene encoding uncharacterized protein LOC113219493 isoform X2, whose product MEAAEKEEISVEDEAVDKNVFRDCNKIAFYRRQKQWLSKKSTYQALLDSVTTDEDSTRFQIINEASKVRCQDQSPATFKGKETTVQEEPQYLSTRQHLAQKEAEEPDKQGQITWDISNVAPKTENFEDLLEQTPCSASLQGFTRDNTSSGFSKDAGISPSISVKLPLASSSEPNENEALPNQPPSQQTRHDYHLLASTVSAEMARKRRLIWELARQSEAHLDRLIVLGEQASTQHEVASILHRKSVLAINQLAATMEGTIRAL is encoded by the exons ATGGAAGCAGCTGAGAAAGAGGAAATAAG cGTTGAAGATGAAGCTGTGGATAAAAACGTTTTCAGAGACTGCAACAAGATcgcattttacag GCGTCAGAAACAGTGGCTTTCCAAGAAGTCCACCTATCAGGCATTACTGGACTCAGTCACAACAGATGAAGACAGCACCAGGTTCCAAATCATCAATGAAGCAAGTAAG GTCAGGTGCCAGGACCAGAGCCCAGCAACCTTCAAAGGCAAAGAAACCACAGTCCAGGAGGAGCCACAGTATCTCAGCACAAGACAGCACCTGGCTCAAAAGGAAGCTGAGGAGCCTGATAAACAAGGACAGATTACCTGGGACATCAGCAACGTAGCTCCCAAGACTGAGAACTTTGAGGACCTCTTGGAACAGACTCCATGCTCAG ccAGTTTGCAAGGTTTCACCAGAGACAACACTTCCAGCGGCTTCTCCAAGGATGCAGGAATATCTCCGAGCATCTCTGTGAAGTTACCCCTTGCCTCTTCATCTGAGCCTAATGAAAATGAGGCTTTGCCCAACCAGCCACCTTCTCAGCAGACGAGGCACGACTACCACTTGTTAGCCAGTACTGTGTCTGCAGAAATGGCCAGGAAGAGGCGGCTAATTTGGGAACTGGCCAGACAATCAGAAGCACACCTGGACAGGCTAATTGTCCTTGGGGAACAGGCCAGTACCCAGCATGAGGTTGCCAGTATTCTTCATAGAAAATCAGTGCTTGCAATAAACCAACTGGCTGCCACTATGGAAGGGACGATTCGTGCCCTATAG